GGCCGCGCGGATCTTCTCCCGCGCCCCGGCGTCGAGCTCGCTGGCCGAGATCGCCACCACGGCCCGGTGCCGCCGGTCGCCGACCAGTCCCAGCTGGCTGCGCACGTAGGCCTCGATCTTCTCCTCGGGCGTCTCGGCGCGTTCCATCGCCCCCTCGATCTCGGCGGCCCACACCGGGAAGTCCACGGCGCACAGTTCCTCGACCACCGCGGCGCGGGAGCGGAAGTACTCGTACACGGAGGACCGGGCGAGGCCGGTCCGCTCGGCGAGGGCGGGGAAGGTCAGGGCTTCCGTCCCGCCTTCGGACAGCAGGGAACGCGCGGCGTCCAAGAGGGCGCCGCGCTGCATCGACCGGTGCTCGGCCACGGAGGCCGCTCGAATCCTGGGCACGC
Above is a window of Streptomyces subrutilus DNA encoding:
- a CDS encoding TetR/AcrR family transcriptional regulator, with the protein product MAEHRSMQRGALLDAARSLLSEGGTEALTFPALAERTGLARSSVYEYFRSRAAVVEELCAVDFPVWAAEIEGAMERAETPEEKIEAYVRSQLGLVGDRRHRAVVAISASELDAGAREKIRAAHGGLVAMIVEALAALGQSEPRLAAMLLQGVVDAAVRRIELGAAEDPAVVTAAAVAMALRGVRG